The genomic DNA GGGAAACACTCTACAGTCTCTTAGACTTTGCACGTGAGAAAAACATCCACATCCTCTCCGATGAGATATTTGCAGGGTCCACACATGGGAACGAGGAATTTGTTAGCATGGCTGAAATTGTCGGTGAGGAAGAGTTTGATAAGGACAGGGTTCATATTATTTATGGTCTGTCAAAGGATCTTTCTATTCCAGGCTTTAGAGTAGGGTGCATTTACTCTTTTAACGAGACTGTCTTGGCTTCTTCGAAAAGGATGGCAAGATTTTCTCCTGTTTCAGCTCTGACCCAAAGGTTACTGGTCTCACTGCTTTTGGACACGAGGTTTATTACTAAATATTTGGAGACAAATAGGAGGAGGATTCGACAAGTGTATGATTTGTTCGTGGCAGGTTTGAAGGAATTAGGGGTCAAGTGGACAGAGGGCGGCGCAGGTTTGTTTTGTTGGGTGGATATGAGTGGACTTATTCGGTCGTACAGTGAGAAGGCAGAACTCGAGCTATTTGATAGGCTGCTGAATATTGCCAAGATCAATGCAACTCCTGGTTCAGCTTGCCACTGTATAGAACCAGGCTGGTTCCGTTGTTGTTTTACTACTTTAAGTCTGGAGGATGTTCCAGTTGTAATAGAAAGGATTCGTAGAGTTGCAGAAATATGTAAATCTCCCAGATGAACAAACAAGCAGAAAAGCGGCTGTTATATTTTCTGTTCTTTAGGAGGGAAATTATTTCAGATATCAATTATTGGAGTACATTTGCACAAAGCGCTCAACATCCTTTCATTACACGAGTTTCAGTCTCAGCTGACGCTTGAGCTTCAATCCTTCAATCAGTTTGCGGCCGAGGATGCCACATCCAAAAGCAGATTTCTTCATGAATTCATGCTGTTTTTGCATCCATCAACAAGGGTAAGGGGTTGTCAATTTTTGTGCAAATTAGATAGTAGTGGAATTGCAAGAAGGGATGAAATAAGAACACAAGGAGAACTGGATTCTTTTGGAGTTACTTACCATAGACggattttgttttttcatCTGCACAGCTTTCCTTCTATAGCTCCTCCtccggctcatcattatcAGCTCCCCCAGAGTTGTTGGCCTTCTCAAACAAATGCTTCCATTGGTTTGGCTACTGAAATTTTGACCTTCCACTTCTTGAGGAGCAGTGGAAGCTGTCGCTCTTGCGTGGGATCCACTCTGCTCAAGAAATCCTGATCTGGGCTGGAAAAGTGGGAAGAGCCATTCCAAGAAGGCTGGACCCACCGGGCCTGAAGCCCCAGTTGTATAACTGCTCATATTGCTCTCTGGGTCTGAAGCTGACAATGAGCTAGAAGAAGATGACGATACCATCTTGGGACTGTTCTCGTTTGATGATGTTGCTGTCTCCTCCACAGGAAGGGCAATGGAGATAGCTGAAGATGGCATGAGGCAGTTTGCTAGGAGTGAGCATGCCGAGCTGAATGACCCCTCCTCATTCATTTCGGAACTGAATGATTCGACTTCCCATTGAGACATCTCTTGTTGGTGCTCATCAGGATTGTTGCAATCTTTGCAAAGGTCAAGTTTTAGGTCATAGATTCCCAATGGTGGTGGAGGGTTTGCTTGTGGGAATGAGGTCAGGGGTTTTCCCGGCTTCTCCTCCCACATGAATGGGACTGATGCGACAAGCTTGATGGGATGTGATGGGGCTCGGGGAACAGAAGGAGGTCTGGATATTTCGAAAGTGAATGGTCGGACGTCAGATTTATATACCCCTTCCTGCTTGGCATCTGCATCACCATCAGCCTCATTGCTGTGGCTGCTGCTTACTTCTTCGTAGCTGTTCCATGAAGGAGGTGGTGGCAAAGGCAACAGAAAATCTATAATGTTGGTGTGTTGGGGTGAAAAATAAGGCAGTGGCTTTCCTGGCTTCTCTTCCCACAGAAAGGGAACTGATGCTACAAGCTTGATAGGGCGGGACGGAACTTGGGGGATCGAGTTTGGCTCATTCAAATCAAACCTGAAAGATTCAACTTCAGATCCAAAGGACACTTCTTGCccaacatcatcatcaaaaGGAGGGGGGGAGTCACGTTCATGATTATCCGGCATAGGAGGAGGCAACAATAGCAAGGGTGGATCATTCATGCTCTCTGTTGGAGAGGATGACGGTGTCTCTGGTGGGAATGGGACGGAAGCAATAAGCTTTACGGGATGGGATGGGACTTGGGGAGCGGGAGAAGGAGGTTCGGGTCTCCAGTCCTTCTTGGGCATCCCGGGCCTCACTTCCCAAAGGAATGGCACGGAGGGGGGTTGCCTGATTCGCTTTCGGTCGCGAACTTGGGGTTCGTTTTCAGCCATTTTTCCTTGTCTTCTTGACTGACTGAGGATGTGACTATAACGGACTGCTCTTGGTAAGGCAAAATTAGTTCTTATAATTATGGGGGATTGGATTTGAGGAGTGGATTAGAGGGGAGGTTTGAGTTTCCCCACCaacaccatttattttctggtCATATTTCCACC from Punica granatum isolate Tunisia-2019 chromosome 2, ASM765513v2, whole genome shotgun sequence includes the following:
- the LOC116194057 gene encoding uncharacterized protein LOC116194057; protein product: MAENEPQVRDRKRIRQPPSVPFLWEVRPGMPKKDWRPEPPSPAPQVPSHPVKLIASVPFPPETPSSSPTESMNDPPLLLLPPPMPDNHERDSPPPFDDDVGQEVSFGSEVESFRFDLNEPNSIPQVPSRPIKLVASVPFLWEEKPGKPLPYFSPQHTNIIDFLLPLPPPPSWNSYEEVSSSHSNEADGDADAKQEGVYKSDVRPFTFEISRPPSVPRAPSHPIKLVASVPFMWEEKPGKPLTSFPQANPPPPLGIYDLKLDLCKDCNNPDEHQQEMSQWEVESFSSEMNEEGSFSSACSLLANCLMPSSAISIALPVEETATSSNENSPKMVSSSSSSSLSASDPESNMSSYTTGASGPVGPAFLEWLFPLFQPRSGFLEQSGSHARATASTAPQEVEGQNFSSQTNGSICLRRPTTLGELIMMSRRRSYRRKAVQMKKQNPSMHEFMKKSAFGCGILGRKLIEGLKLKRQLRLKLV